From a single Nematostella vectensis chromosome 3, jaNemVect1.1, whole genome shotgun sequence genomic region:
- the LOC116614564 gene encoding uncharacterized protein LOC116614564, with product MKLHYTHIFRRRQTRARKDEMVTGVISFSTDGTSFLILLLLITPAASITCYDCTSQTSEMTSCHARAVNCSRYHNACHVIYMVLSYPGFSAKFYMKKCSYAETCVDECRLQNATQNGAVNKCHVACCVTDLCNASFDFEQKAAARSLWPSIMLIGLTLLVVILQ from the exons ATGAAATTGCATTATACACACATCTTCCGTCGGCGTCAAACAAGGGCTAGAAAAGACGA GATGGTGACCGGTGTTATTTCCTTCTCTACCGACGGCACATCTTTTCTCATATTGTTGCTATTAATAACACCAG CGGCTTCAATCACATGCTACGATTGCACATCCCAGACTTCGGAAATGACATCCTGCCACGCTCGCGCTGTTAACTGTTCTAGGTATCACAACGCTTGTCACGTAATATACATGGTCCTGTCATACCCAGGTTTCTCGGCCAAGTTCTATATGAAGAAGTGTAGTTATGCCGAGACCTGTGTAGACGAATGTAGACTGCAGAACGCTACGCAAAATGGCGCTGTTAACAAGTGTCACGTAGCATGTTGCGTGACAGACTTGTGTAACGCAAGTTTCGATTTCGAGCAAAAAGCTGCCGCCAGGAGCCTTTGGCCTTCTATCATGTTAATTGGCTTGACTCTACTAGTTGTGATTTTACAGTGA